One Saccharomyces kudriavzevii IFO 1802 strain IFO1802 genome assembly, chromosome: 4 genomic region harbors:
- the HKR1 gene encoding Hkr1p (similar to Saccharomyces cerevisiae HKR1 (YDR420W); ancestral locus Anc_5.524): MVLLKIKKFLLLISLVNTIEAYSNDTTYPSLYSRRTDIAPSYSTSAIYNTVSNSDDSALRSSPETTALAGQYSDSGRVSINERKSTDASNEHTTTTATARNSDSMLTMGKLTEMVTPSSSMVPSSVQFYNERSSALQTSNDNSKSGSRSKDATIPFESSNGMKKSTSDGTAVPRGITSTTTTTPSLSKDESRPPETSGVINIASTVHVASKVLQLFSATPITTTDGSNHEATGNHLISTKLSTASIEEYTIDESDFSDYYGSSVNDYFAQELIVDLSSTPFTTKASSVTSQNPDVEYSKLATDLRVSSTSFAETASSKTVSSSYTHLSSTYASSPVLISSIYTSSPYGSALSPTTPALISSTYTSSPSSPALISSTHTSSPYGFASSPSSPALISSTYTSSPYGPVSSPSRPGLMSSTYTSSKYGFASSPSSPALISSTYTSSPYGPVSSPSSPALISFTHTSSSHGFASSPSSPALISSIHTSSPYVFASSITTPALSPSAYTSSPHVSAPSSTAPVIASSAYTSSLYGLAPEFSSKQFLSTSDGVTPVISVHIMSSGPTNSLQQNSMETQKSHPTSTGSSLNSDAYSNTITVISIRFSSSNPAGTSAPISSTKINPSYADEPVESNTPQRQLLTSARTSYDVESQNIESSSTFTIKSNFPYVSSTETPDNEDISITHEKTTTVSSNVHVYSLSDLRSRHSITEVSSDIFDSSRSSGSYSTSFGNSFSTISSIKYSKETELPSISISITEERLSSLKKTSQPNNLSEKSTTKRTLSSSQGTHTLSIPSGSMNSKVSSTDSFDKTSKMIIYSRLETPSLITERTHYISLSKSSESKSGPSTRASLGSVVTALQTQTITGSDSVIPVSFTHPTTPYTYSNDYAWLPTTIIVEPSQTGSSTAPFNPSITGSLPSLIEPAVAVSEPANHTLITVGFTAGLNYEFLVQNPLSSAQIFNFLPLVLGYPFSNTRLEVQSSTQGLSSFVLSYQSGTSTTTLSPKSVSSLSIVKKKKKGEKRNATASTADLYLPSIETSSIVVKQIVPMVNSSKAYVIAVAEVYFPTEAISYLQKLILDASSPIYNNPQTPLRTLAGLIDSRIPLGGLTVYGAEDGSYISGLSSSVADSSKENPAGKVGTSKYGALDDFINSLTDYSPAGCYALRIIVILIILTAAVLLWLLLVFLAFRYRNELLRRRPRNCIEKSFGNESKLQNVAISRSSSDNQTYNEKTSKTENKSIHSIVGDHYIVTGENTIYSTTHGLHYTMNDDGDLFYREAVPNDLNQLNGGEDLEIDVIVRECVYDKDQDTTEAYLNDGESVSSILDVDENGNIRLHDSYSDDGESNRYHLQDEVIDDYNNSHLYKIQLHGLGTRSCTTDDPDTVNLVTNVFSSGSQTFLPSTAYTTPLHTNSIKFHTLHHAESSLQEPNQAFFSAAEELKIDDIDDNGSVSDVQVEELDALDEELYKRMSKVVKQQNQ; the protein is encoded by the coding sequence ATGGTCTtactgaaaataaaaaagttttTGCTTCTCATATCATTGGTGAATACAATCGAGGCTTATAGCAATGATACAACGTACCCGTCCTTATATAGCAGGAGAACGGATATTGCGCCTTCGTATTCAACAAGTGCGATATACAATACCGTATCTAACAGCGATGACAGTGCATTAAGATCAAGCCCTGAAACAACCGCATTGGCTGGCCAATATAGTGACAGCGGAAGGGTATCaataaatgaaagaaaaagcactGATGCGTCCAACGAACATACCACTACTACAGCCACAGCAAGAAATTCTGATTCTATGCTAACAATGGGAAAGCTCACAGAAATGGTGACACCTAGTAGTAGTATGGTTCCCTCGTCTGTACAATTCTATAATGAAAGATCATCTGCTTTACAAACTTCTAATGACAATTCGAAGTCAGGATCAAGGTCAAAAGATGCAACAATACCCTTCGAATCTTCAAATGGTATGAAGAAATCCACGTCAGATGGTACAGCAGTACCGAGAGGCATaacttcaacaacaacCACAACTCCCTCGCTTTCCAAAGACGAAAGCAGGCCACCTGAAACTTCCGGTGTTATCAACATAGCGAGTACCGTACATGTAGCGTCAAAAGTTTTGCAGCTTTTCAGCGCAACGCCAATCACAACAACAGACGGTTCAAATCATGAAGCAACAGGAAATCATCTTATTAGCACAAAATTATCTACAGCTTCGATTGAGGAGTATACCATAGATGAATCAGATTTTTCTGATTACTATGGTTCAAGTGTCAACGACTATTTTGCCCAGGAATTGATTGTGGATTTATCATCTACTCCTTTCACCACGAAAGCATCTTCAGTGACCAGCCAAAATCCAGACGTGGAATATTCGAAGTTAGCGACAGACCTTAGAGTCAGTAGTACATCATTTGCTGAAACTGCAAGTTCTAAGACAGTTTCATCCTCCTATACTCATTTGTCCTCTACTTATGCGTCTTCTCCTGTCCTCATCTCTTCCATCTATACATCCTCCCCATATGGATCAGCTTTATCACCAACAACTCCTGCCCTCATATCTTCTACGTACACATCCTCGCCATCTAGTCCTGCCCTCATATCTTCTACGCACACATCCTCTCCATATGGGTTCGCCTCCTCCCCATCTAGTCCTGCCCTCATATCTTCTACGTACACATCCTCTCCATATGGACCCGTTTCGTCCCCATCTAGACCTGGCCTCATGTCTTCTACGTACACATCCTCCAAATATGGGTTCGCTTCCTCACCATCTAGTCCTGCCCTCATATCTTCTACGTACACATCCTCTCCATATGGACCCGTTTCCTCCCCATCTAGTCCTGCCCTCATATCTTTTACGCACACATCCTCTTCACATGGGTTCGCCTCCTCCCCATCTAGTCCTGCCCTCATATCTTCTATTCATACGTCGTCTCCATATGTATTTGCTTCATCAATAACCACTCCTGCTCTCTCACCTTCCGCTTACACGTCATCTCCACATGTATCGGCTCCATCATCAACCGCTCCTGTCATCGCCTCTTCCGCTTACACGTCCTCTCTGTATGGACTCGCTCCCGAATTTTCCTCAAAACAGTTTTTATCAACATCTGATGGCGTAACACCAGTAATTTCAGTACATATTATGTCGTCTGGGCCTACTAATTCGTTACAACAGAACTCCATGGAAACTCAAAAATCCCATCCCACTTCCACAGGCTCATCATTAAATTCAGACGCATATTCAAATACCATTACTGTCATTAGCATacgtttttcttcatcgaaTCCTGCTGGGACTTCTGCACCGATTTCATCCACCAAAATAAACCCATCATACGCGGACGAGCCAGTTGAAAGTAATACGCCTCAGAGGCAGCTTTTAACTAGTGCGAGAACCTCTTATGATGTAGAGAGTCAGAATATCGAAAGCAGTAGCACATTCACAATAAAATCAAACTTCCCATATGTGTCCTCTACAGAGACACCAGATAATGAGGACATTTCGATAACTCATGAAAAGACCACTACAGTTTCAAGTAACGTACACGTGTATTCTTTGTCAGATTTAAGATCCCGTCATTCAATAACTGAAGTATCATCTGATATTTTCGACTCATCAAGAAGCTCAGGGTCATATTCCACTTCATTCGGCAACTCTTTCTCCACAATATCCTCGATAAAGTATTCGAAAGAGACAGAATTACCCAGTATATCGATTTCAATTACAGAAGAAAGGCTTTCGAGTTTAAAAAAGACATCACAGCCCAATAATCTGTCAGAGAAATCCACAACGAAAAGAACACTAAGTTCTTCACAAGGTACTCATACTCTATCCATTCCATCAGGTTCCATGAACTCGAAAGTCAGTTCTACAGATTCATTTGATAAGACATCGAAAATGATAATCTACAGTCGTCTTGAAACACCTAGTTTGATCACCGAAAGAACACATTACATTAGTTTATCTAAATCCAGTGAATCAAAATCTGGTCCATCTACGAGAGCCTCACTTGGCTCGGTCGTAACTGCCCTACAAACTCAGACGATCACTGGTTCAGATTCCGTAATTCCTGTTTCATTTACACACCCCACAACCCCGTACACATATTCAAATGATTATGCGTGGTTACCTACCACTATTATTGTAGAGCCATCCCAAACAGGTTCTTCTACAGCACCATTcaatccatcaattaccgGATCGCTTCCTAGTCTGATTGAACCGGCCGTGGCCGTTTCTGAGCCTGCTAATCACACTTTGATTACCGTTGGATTCACAGCTGGTTTGAACTATGAATTTTTGGTTCAAAATCCATTATCTTCGGctcaaattttcaactttttaCCACTTGTTTTAGGATATCCCTTTTCAAATACCCGATTGGAAGTACAGAGCAGTACGCAGGGATTGTCCAGTTTTGTTCTTTCATATCAATCTGGAACGAGTACAACCACTCTTTCTCCTAAATCCGtgtcatcattatcaattgttaaaaaaaaaaagaaaggagagaaaagaaatgctACTGCGTCAACCGCGGATCTGTATCTGCCATCAATTGAGACCTCTTCGATAGTGGTGAAGCAAATTGTACCCATGGTAAATTCCTCAAAAGCATATGTTATAGCAGTAGCAGAGGTGTATTTTCCAACAGAAGCTATATCATATCTTCAGAAACTAATCCTTGATGCTAGTTCACCTATATATAACAATCCTCAAACCCCGCTGCGAACTTTAGCTGGTCTAATAGATAGCAGGATTCCATTAGGGGGTTTAACTGTGTATGGTGCTGAGGATGGGAGTTACATTTCTGGTTTATCATCGAGCGTCGCAGATTcctcaaaagaaaatccagCAGGGAAAGTGGGAACTAGCAAGTACGGTGCTTTAGACGATTTTATCAACTCATTGACAGATTATAGCCCTGCAGGGTGCTATGCCTTAAGAATTATCGTGATCCTCATTATTTTGACAGCTGCTGTACTTCTGTGGTTATTGCTTGTATTTCTTGCTTTCCGTTACAGAAATGAATTATTGAGAAGACGTCCGAGAAATTGCATTGAGAAAAGTTTTGGTAATGAGAGTAAGCTTCAAAACGTTGCAATATCCCGTTCATCTTCTGACAACCAAACGTATAACGAAAAGACGtcaaaaactgaaaataaaagcatCCACTCAATCGTAGGCGATCATTATATTGTTACTGGTGAAAACACAATTTACAGCACTACTCACGGATTACATTATACTATGAACGATGATGGTGACTTATTCTACAGAGAAGCAGTGCCCAATGACCTTAACCAATTAAATGGAGGTGAAGATTTAGAGATAGATGTTATCGTAAGAGAATGTGTATATGACAAAGATCAAGATACAACGGAAGCTTACTTGAACGACGGAGAGTCGGTTTCGAGCATCCTAGACGTTGATGAGAATGGTAACATAAGGTTACATGACAGTTATTCCGACGACGGAGAATCAAACAGGTATCATTTGCAAGACGAAGTTATTGATGACTATAATAATAGTCATTTATACAAAATTCAACTCCATGGATTAGGTACCAGATCATGTACTACAGATGATCCAGATACCGTAAACTTGGTTACAAATGTCTTCTCTTCAGGTAGCCAAACGTTTCTACCAAGCACCGCTTACACTACTCCTCTCCATACAAATTCAATTAAATTTCACACACTGCATCACGCGGAATCTTCATTACAAGAACCAAATCAGGCTTTCTTCTCCGCCGCGGAAGAGCTGAAAATAGACGACATTGATGACAACGGTAGTGTTTCTGACGTCCAAGTCGAGGAATTGGATGCCTTAGATGAGGAGCTTTACAAAAGAATGTCAAAGGTCGTAAAACAACAGAACCAATAA